ATTTCTCCACCAGTTGCCTGTCAGCTACTAAGCGACTTGGTTCTTACTTAGATCGGACTTCCACCGACTAGCAATTAACGGCTTGCTGGGCACGCGTAGTATAAAAAATAGACCTACAAAGTAGGTCCATCTGACACTAATTCTCTGAGTAACTGTTTCATCGCTTTTCTAGCTTCGCCAACAATTTCTTCTATTTCTAATTTAGTAGGATTGTCTAGATGTATGCCAACTAAGACAGCAACAGTTTTCCCTAGAGCCTGACTTGCTAGACCTGCTAATTCGCAGGCTAACTCAGTCTCTTTATGACCGGGTAGGGTTAGAATCCTAACTGTTGGTGCTTTCTCATCTTCTATTGAGGCTAATGCCACTGCCCCGATATGTGCTGTACCTCCTGTAACCTCAAATACAACGTCTTCTCCCATATAGGATATCTTGATCTCGATAGAGCTGGTCATATTATCCTCCGATCTGAGACATTCTTCTCAGCGTAGGGGTGTGAGTCTGCCTTTCATCATTAAGGGCTTGAGCCATTTCATGATTCTTTGGTTTATCCCCTAAAGCCTTGAAGAACATTTCCTTTAGAGCTTGATCATCACCAATATATTTCCGCACATTCCGTTCATCAGACCAGTATAAGCATGATTTAATGCTTCCATCTGCCATTAGTCTTAATCGATTACAAGCTTCACAAAAATGATCACTTACAGGATGAATCAATCCAAAGCTCCCTTTGGCTCCCTTAATTCTGTAATTTTCCGCTGGACCATTACCATAAATATGCTCCGACGCTTCTACCTCCCATCCCTTTCCTTCACATTGTTCAAGGACGTGGCTTAAGGGCATGTATGAGCTTTTCCAGCTATCTGTTTGATGACCGATAGGCATATACTCAATAAACCGTATCTGAATAGCACGAGAAAGACTCATCTCCAAAAAATCTAAAATTTCATCATCATTTATTCCTTTCATCAAGACAACGTTTAGCTTAAGAGGAGTAAGGTCCAGCTTCTCACAAATATCTATGCTCTGAAGGACACGCTTTACAGTCCCCCCTCTAGTAATGAAAGAGAAGCGGTCTGCTCT
The genomic region above belongs to Bacillus horti and contains:
- the moaA gene encoding GTP 3',8-cyclase MoaA yields the protein MKDKLKDSFGRVHDYLRISVTDRCNLRCVYCMPEEGMVFEPSENILTATEIASVVRVLAELGVRKIRLTGGEPLVRKDIVDIVSMISDVQGIEDIALTTNGIFLGQKAADLKKAGLTRVNISLDSLRADRFSFITRGGTVKRVLQSIDICEKLDLTPLKLNVVLMKGINDDEILDFLEMSLSRAIQIRFIEYMPIGHQTDSWKSSYMPLSHVLEQCEGKGWEVEASEHIYGNGPAENYRIKGAKGSFGLIHPVSDHFCEACNRLRLMADGSIKSCLYWSDERNVRKYIGDDQALKEMFFKALGDKPKNHEMAQALNDERQTHTPTLRRMSQIGG